The genomic DNA AACAACACAGAAATACAATGAAGTTGGTGAGTTTTAATGCAGTTACACATTTATAACACACTCATATTTCTCTTTGGGAGCGATTAAAGGCTAAGAGTTTACAAACAAGCCTGGAAACTAGCTTAGAGGCTAATGGCTAACGCTGCTTCACAATAAGAGTCCGTCTCTGAGACACAGCAGGTTCCTTCAGTGTTAACTTTTCAGACATTTACGTTTCTGCTTGTAATAGGCGCATTTCTAAAGCAGAATGTGGTGCAAAACAAATATCCAATAAACGTTTACAAGTCAcagaactaaataaataaattacactaatatacattgtaataaaataaggtaACGTTTCTGAATAAATGATGTTCTCCAGCTGCTGTGAGAAATCGACAATTCggttaatgttttttattttttttaaatatatggctTTAACAGGTAGTTTGTCCCCCCACTGCTTTCTCTAATTTGATGAGATTCAGCCACATAGACCTTAGTGAGCTCAGGGACTGTTGTTAGATGATGgtttctggatcataaacatcGCCCCAACTGTCTGGAGAACCTCATCatcccagagaacacagatccactgCTCCAAAGCCCAGTGCTGAGATGGATTTGTACCCCTTCTAATGCACGCTTGACTTTTGACATGTTggtcttaggctcatgtgcaactgctccagTAGTGTTCCTTTTTGAACACGTGACAACTATCAGTGCACCTTAAATATCACACGTTACATGAGGTGTCTATGAACATTGGGACATAGAGcgtattatgtttttttttctattggcCAACAGAAACCATAAAAACgtacagattattttttttttacattgtttgggataggggcagcacggtgcctcagcaggtagtgtcacagtcacacagctccagagtcctggggttgtgggtttgtgtcccgctccgggtgactgtctgtgaggagtgtggtatcttctccctgtgtctgcgtgggttccctccgggtgactgtctgtgaggagtgtggtgtgttctccctgtgtctgcgtgggtttcctccgggtgactgtctgtaaggagtgtggtgtgttctccctgtgtctgcgtgggtttcctccgggtgactgtctgtgaggagtgtggtgtgttctccctgtgtctgtgtgggtttcctccgggtgactgtctgtgaggagtgtggtgtgttctccctgtgtctgtgtgggtttcctccggctgactgtctgtgaggagtgtggtgtgttctccctgtgtctgcgtgggtttcctccgggtgctccggtttcctctcatggtccaaaaacacacgttggtaggtggattggcaactcaaaaaaaagtgtccgtaggtgtgagtgaatgtgtgattgtgtgtgtcgccctgtgaaggactggcgccctctccagggtgtattcctgccttgcgcccaatgattccaggtaggctctggacccaccgcgaccctgaactggataagggttacagataattaatgaaagTTTGGGATAGGAACCAGACCTCAGTTTTAATGCTTCTAAAATCTCTTCACCGAAAGTCATTACATGAATTGATTATGGATACACTGCCTTCTGACAGATAAGTTTATTTACAATACATGCCTAGGTTTGACCTTAAATGGAAATATGGTAATACTTGGtaatatgtcaagaaattttttaaatatttacttgaTTTACACAGATACCTGCAACCATGTTGTTTCTGTAGTGTTTATGTTGTGGATGTACAGACCTTTATTTAGTACTGaatgtgaatattttaaatgttatttacagtgtactctttatgtcattttaaaaaataaagcaaatgtGTTGTTAGAAGACGCTATTTATTAAAGATAGGCACTCGCTATCTCAACTAATATGAGGTCTTTCTTTTTCCAGTATTGTCTGTCTGGTCATCCAACACTGCCTTGCAATGTCCTCAAGTTTAAATCCACCACGATCATGTTGGACTGTGGGCTGGACACAACGTCTGCTCTGTATTTTCTCCCACTGCCTTTGGTGCACAGGTCAGTCCTGATCAGGATTGCTCACCATTTTAACAGAAGATTCAGTGCACTttactgtcccctcactgaAATATTTCTTCAGCACAGTGTATCTGCTTTGCTACATACACAGGGAAAATAGTATGTAATGTAATGCCAACATTTAAAGCTTTACAGGCCGAGCTGTTGCTGTCTACCAACCTGAACCCACCCCGATACACAGTCCAGAGACACTGCACAGTTCCCTAGAATttgttattgatttttttaaattgaagcTTACATTGCCCATTGGTTAAACCTACATTTACGAGCATTTTAATAATGACTTTTTGTCATCTTTCAGTCCACGGCTGTCCAAACTCCCAGGCTGGGTCTCTAAGGACAGCGCAGTGAATCTGGAGAGAGTGGGTACATTCTATTTGGGCACTTATTGAATTGAAAGTGCATTAAAAATCAGacttaatttactttaatgtgtatttgaattgaatgcgcTGTCTTTGTTTTCTGTTCACTGTTGAAGGAGCTGAAGGAATGTGCTGGACGGGTTTTTGTGGACTCTCAGCCAGAGTTTTGTCTtcctgaggtgtgtgtctgaaccCTGGAACGCTGTTGTTAACAGAACATTGTGGTCATCAGGATGGGAAAAAGAAGATGCTTTAGTTTGAGACCATTTTGCGgtttatattattgttttgtgttaatGTGTATTTTAACAGAGGGAGCTGCTTGACCTGTCCACTGTTGATGTTATTCTGATCTCTAATTACCACTGTATGATGGCTCTGCCGTACATCACTGAAAACACTGGCTTTTCAGGAACAGTCTACGCCACCGAACCCACTTTTCAGATCGGCAGGTAACTTGCTGCTAATTTCCCTACAGTttttattaaaggctaagcagcagctctatgaaagtgtcaaacaaataaatacagtggaatttgagttcctaacttgtgtttattgatcgtcagaaaacatgttatttcttagtaattgaaggaataaggtttaaaagaccgttggtcccccccccaacggtgttgggaaactctaataggcgtcttgcctgtgacgtagatggtggacaacaactctagaaactgcacttaatttaatgcaaaatgatgaaaaggtgtgttgtttttgactGAAAATCCAGAAAATGGTCTAAatctgtccactttaaacgggcactttggaaaggaccatccgctcactccgttatctgtagctcatttcactggcgcttttccaacaatatgggcatgtaaggacaccaacgaaaggtgttcaagagcctctgtaacatggaggtaaacagggtaaggacactcacttcgcctgttttagttggtgttagttaacgttagcttgactcgctaaactcggtgctcagattatactcggctacgtagctgcattacggaggtttatagtgtcggatgaattcgagttcgacttcgatcacatttacaagaataacggtacctctacatttgagtttagcttattgatAGTCTATTGTcgtgaataatgttggttatttagctagatactgtcataacagtcagtcataacggtgttttaccgcggcgttgttcagctgttgtccaccagtgacgtcacggtcgcgttcgagaatttccgtagagagctcgggtttaataaaattgtcagttttaaagcagattaagcagctattttcattttaattcatacttatatctgtcagtaactacaataatgtggaatattcatggaggtccattaagtggtgcttagtctttaagtctgatataaataaagaaacaaggCTAGGTAAAATACATTCACTTGATGAGGCAGCAGTTACTGCTTTATTTCTTCACACATGGAGCACTAAACCAGTCAATTTGCCTCCTACTGAATCCAGTTGAAGTTATAAAACCCAGCACAGCAATCTTTTACAGCAGCACTCTCCATGGAATTAAATATCAAAACTCTCTACCATTACTATGTGGTGATAAAGTTAATGTACCGTAAAATATCAGCTCTGTAATAACCAGGTTAATGCTCAAAGGATTACATTAAAAGTAGAGAGAAGTTCATATTTCTGTTTCCTCAGACTGCTGATGGAGGAGCTGGTCACGTTCATGGAGAGAGTTCCAAAGGCTCAGTCTGCCACCTGCTGGAAGAACAAAGACATACAAAGGTAGCAAAACAGTGGGACTCCTGCATTATACTGAAAATGAGGAAAATGTCACTTTACAAGAGAAAGAAACATTATTCTTCATTTGTGATAGTGCTTAATGTAACCATATGCTTGTTTTTTATTGGAGTAATTTAGAATCAGTTCTGTTATTACATTCAATATGAGTTTTAACACAATACACACCGTAGAGCTGGTGATGTGTGtcttgttgtgtttttgttgcctattccaaaatggagaaaaaaaggTTTAAATTTATTACAAATATCAACTTGTCTTTCCAGGATGCTCCCTGGCCCTTTGAAAGACGCAGTGGATGTTTGGTCGTGGAAGAGATGCTACGGCATGCAGGAGGTGAACTCTGCTCTCAGTAAAGTGCAGCTGGTGGGATACTCTCAGAAAGTGGTATGTCTTTGTCTTCAGATTATTCCTGTTTTAAATACAGAGcccacattattagaaactcCTTGAATTACACAATGCATCATAAATAATATACACCTCATATAGTTCCACCTGGATTCTTAAGTCTGGGCTTtactctttatctctctcccactctcaaCTCTGTAGGAGCTGTTTGGTGCAGTTCAGGTTACTCCTCTGAGTTCTGGTTACTCTCTGGGTAGTTCCAACTGGATCATCCAGTCTCACTATGAGAAAGTGTCCTATGTGTCTGGATCGTCACTGCTGACTACACACCCTCAGGTCAGTCTGCACTCTGCAGACAGAAACCACCGCAACCAACTGAGTGTGCTTCTATGTTGTATCAGACCTtgtacaacattcattcattcattatctgtaacccttatccagttcagggtcgtggtgggtccagagtttacctggaatcattaggcgcaaggcgggaatacaccctggagggcgccagtctttcacagggcaacacacacacattcactcacacctacggacacttttgagtcaccaatccacctaccaacgtgtgtttttggactgtgggaggaaaccagagcacctggaggtaacccacgcagaaacagggagaacacaccacactcctcacagacagtcacccggaggaaacccacgcagacacagagagaacacaccacactcctcacagacagtcacccggaggaaacccacgcagacacagggagaacacaccacactcctcacagacagtcagccggaggaaacccacgcagacacagggagaacacaccacactcctcacagacagtcacccggaggaaacccacacatacacagggagaacacaccacactcctcacagacattcacccggaggaaacccacgcagacacggagaacacaccacactcctcacagacagtcacccggaggaaacccacgcagacacagagagaacacaccacactcctcacagacagtcacccggaggaaacccacgcagacacagagagaacacaccacactcctcacagatagtcacccagaggaaacccacgcagacacagagagaacacaccacactcctcacagacagtcacccggaggaaacccacgcagacacagggagaacacaccacactcctcacagacagtcacccggagcgggaatcgaacccacaacctccaggcccctggagctgtgtgatttgcgacactaacctgctgcaccactttgCCGACCCCCCTGGTACGACAATGATGTGTTTTTCAAAAGATGCTGCTTTGAAGGATGACACAAGGTAATAATATTGTATAGGAAGGTCAGTGTAGCGTGTGGAGTCTTATTGGTGTCCAGGAGTGAGGTGCAGTAAATCCGAATGAGGTCACACTGAATGTGAATCAAAGTGGTCAGCCGGGCTCAGCATTAAAGCTGCTTCACTTGTTCAAGACACATTAAAGTGTGTTGAGCAATGGCTGATGAATTACATGTCCAGTCATGCCAGTAAATCTAGGAGGGAATGAAAGCATTACTTCTCGCTCTGACAGCTCTCTGAGAAAGGGATGGGCTACTTGCTGTGCATTAACACAGCACATACACTCATGTTGCACACACTCAGCGCGTGTTCGTATTTTGCTCTTCTGGTTGTAAGCCTCAGTACTCAAAGGGACTGTAGAATAATAATCAGTGCATCTGAAATCTAGACCTACATTTATTCCATACGTCGCAACAACACTGTATCGAGTTTCCAAACGTTTCTGATCACACACTTATGCTGTGTGTTTTGGATTATAGCTGATAGTtaactgtgttgtgttctgcAGCCCATGGACCAGAGCTCCCTGAAGAACAGCGATGTCCTGATCCTGACAGGATTGACCCAAATCCCCACCGCCAACCCAGACGGCATGCTGGGAGAATTCTGCAGCAATCTGGGTCAGCCAGTGAAAAACACTTTACATATTTCCTCCTCAACTCTAATGTGGTTGATCGGCCAAGACGTGTTTAGTGTCTCTATGTTTGCTTTTATAGTTTTACCTACTTGGTGTTAAGGAGACATTGTGTTATGGCATTCATCTTATAACATCTTCATCTAATACACAGTGTACGTGGATCATGTGATCATTAGGGACACAGGAAAGCATGTGCCAATACAATGTGAAgctctggagcaactgcacatgagcccaacAACTTTACTTTCCCCCGTTACCtttgctgtttatttgtttattagatttgtatttgtttctttccctcAGCCATGACTATCCGAGCTGGGGGAAACGTACTGGTGCCGTGTTATTCGTCTGGAGTGATCTACGACCTGTTGGAGTGTCTCTACCAGTTCATGGACTCAGCAAATCTGGGAACCACTCCCTTTTACTTCATCTCCCCTGTGGCCAACAGCTCCCTTGAGTTTTCTCAGATATTTGCAGAGTGGTATGTACACCCACGTGTAGGAAAACCCATCTTCGTGATCGTGATTATGTACATTCATAGTGTATTGTAGCCTGTTAGAGCAACATGAAGTGAACAGTTTTCACAATTTCACTTTTATGGAAGAAAGCAACTTTCACTGTGCACCTCTCAGCACTGATCTCTTTGTTTCTTCAAGGTTGTGTCAGAATAAACAGTCCAAAGTTTACCTCCCTGAGCCTCCTTTCCCACATGCTGAGGTGAGTTATTATTGACGAGTCGGATCAATGAGTTTGATGCTGCTTTCAGAATCAGCAATATTTTCTGTAAACTGCTGCGGAGTCAGTTATTATGTACGTAGTATGTTTTTAGTAACTATGCACCAGTGTTATATTTCCTTGCTAATAACTCTAAAGAGAAATTAACTTTGTGTTGTAGTAAATAGTCAGTATCAGTGATATTTCCATTAATAACTTTTTTTCCTCAACGGGAAAATTAAAGGCACTGTATACGATTTCAatccaattcattcattcgttcattcattatctgtaagcgcttatgcacttcagggtcacggtgggtccagagccttttTTTTgggacaccctggaggggcgccagtccatcacaaggcaacccatacactcacacctatggacacttttgtgtcgccaatccacctaccaacatgtgtttttggactgtgggaggaaaccggagcacccggaggaaacccacacaggttgtgggttcgattcccgctccgggtgactgtctgtgaggagtgtggtgtgttctccctgtgtctgcgtgggttttcactatgtgactttctgtgaggagtctggtgtgttctccctgtgtctgtgtgggtttcctccgggtgactgtgaggagttggtgtgttctccctgtgtctgcgtgggtttcctccgggtgactgtctgtgatgagtgtggtgtgttctccctgtgtctgcgtgggtttcctccgggtgactgtgaggagttggtgtgttctccctgtgtctgcgtgggtttcctccgggtgactgtctgtgaggagtgtggtgtgttctccctgtgtctgcgtgggtttcctccgggtgactgtctgtgaggagtgtggtgtgtcctccctgtgtctgcgtgggtttcctccgggtgactgtctgtgatgagtgtggtgtgttctccctgtgtctgcgtgggtttcctccgggtgctccggtttcctcccacagtccaaaaacacacgttggtaggtggattggcgactcaaaagtgtccgtaggtgtgtgtgtgagtgaatgtgtgtgtctgtgttgccctgtgaaggactggcgccccctccagggtgtcccaaaaaaggctctggacccaccgtgaccctgaactggataagggttacagataatgaatgaatgaattgtattTATGAATTGTATTAGCAATAAAATAGCTTCTCTCTTATTCAGGCTCTGGATTCtaacatatttattttggtgTCATTATTTTGTGGGGGGTGGGAGCTTCTGAAGGAGCACAGGAGGGAAGAgtatgtttgttttgctgttgagTCCAACTATAAACAGTCCTACAGAATCATATACAGcatctttaaaaatgttctcAATTACGTTTGAGGTGTGTAAAGGAAGTTGTCCTTTGTACATTCTTCCTCTGTATATTACTATATTGCAAGGTTGTTGAGTAGTGTAAATGTAAGTATTCCtacatgaaatatatataatctgCTAGCCCTATGTGCTTAAATCTTCACTCGCTAACGTGCTCTCCCACACACAGCTGATCCAGACCAATAAGCTGAAGCACTACCCAAGCATCCACGGCGAGTTCAGCATTGATTTCCGGCAGCCGTGTGTAGTTTTCACCGGACATCCATCACTGCGCTTCGGCGATGTAGTGCACTTCATGGAGCTGTGGGGAAAATCAAGCCTCAACACAATCATCTTCACTggttagtacacacacacacacacacacacacacagctgttgaACCAGCCCCACTTTACAAACCATTGAACTCTGTACAATGCGTCTCTTCAATCGCAGAGCTGGACTCAGGCACAAAGGCAAGGTTAAATtaagcaaaacacacaaaatgagTGCAATAAGAGAACCAATTAAATACAGAGAAAGccagaacagagaagaaagacatctgagtaaaaatggctaaaaaccagaggtTCTGCTCCTTGATCCTGAGCACttgtgctgaactgagctgttgCTCGTTcttatttaaaagaacaggtgcAGAAACCGGTtgctctgaacagggctgtttagacaaggagacaacactgctgtggtgtttgatccttgtggtattttgatcaatatcccctttaaatgaaaataatgagtGTCTAGTACCGTTAAATGTCCAATCAACCAATTGATTTTCAGTCCTTGTATTTGCAGAGTACCTGTGACCTGTTTTGCTGTTATGGTCTATAAGCACAAACATCTTTATAGAACCTATGTGAAGCACAGGTGgctgttgtttatttgcttttgtgTAATGCTGGAGTCTGCTTGTTTGTTCTGAGCAGAGCCGGATTTCTCGTACCTGGACGCCCTGGCTCCCTACCAGCCTCTGGCCATGAAATGCGTTTACTGCCCCATCGACACACGCCTCAACTTCCACCAGGTGTCCAAACTTCTGAAGGAGGTTCAGGTACATGCTGTAATCCCGCTGCCATATGCTCTGAGCTTCTGACTCCAAAGGAAATCCACCTCAGGGTCACCTTGAGGTTCTTGTGATTTTCATATCCCATACATTACTGACAGTGATACATTTTGAAAGAGGGTCTGAACATataaatcatccatccatccatccattatctgtaacccttatccagttcagggtcgtggtgggtccagagcctacctggaatcattgggcgcaaggcaggaatacaccctggagggggcgccagtccttcacagagcaacacacacattcactcacactcatcaacccacgcagacacagagagaacacaccacactcctcacagacagtcacccggaggaaacccacgcagacacagagagaacacaccacactcctcacagacagtcacccggaggaaacccacacagacacagagagaacacaccacactcctcacagacagtcacccggaggaaacccacgcagacacagagagaacacaccacactcctcacagacagtcacccggaggaaacccacacagacacagagagaacacaccacactcctcacagacagtcacccggaggaaacccacgcagacacaaggagaacacatcacactcctcacagacagtcacctggagtgggaatcgaacccacaacctccagcatAAAATGAGACACTCTctagcagctgcacatgagtttaaaGTCACCACAATGAATGCCAAGAGTGGGTAGCAGGGTGCAACCTCCCCCAAGCACTGGGCTGTAGAGCTGTAAGAACTGTGTTTCTTTGAAATGGAAGTGATTCAGTAACATACAGTATTTTTGAGATGAGGTGAAGTGGCATTTGTACCTGATCttactaatgttcttgtggatgAGTGCCTTCTAAATTGCTTTCCAGAACTGTAGAAGCTTTCACTGCAACAAAGGTGGGGGAGGCAATTCCCTACAACCACCATTGTTTTCAGGAGAAATGTCGGATGTGCTTGTATCTACAAACATGTGCTTATACACCACATGGCTGGTGTctcatgttttatgtttgtgtgacTCAGCCTCTTCATGTGGTGTGTCCGGAGCAGTACACACAGCCTCCTCCGTCTCAGTCTCATCGCTCTGATCTGATGCTGGAGCTGCAGCCTCCTCCAATGGCGTATCGCCGCTGTTCAGTCCTGGGTCTGCCTTTCCGTCGCAGATATGAACGCATTCAACTGCAGCCTGAGGTAAAGAAGGAACCcggagggggagggggtgggagAGTGACTCCTAATGTGTAGTTCCTATCACTAATGGGACATGTCTAGTTGAAATGACCACATTTACTGTGGCACATGGCACAACTGAGACTGAGTCTGAGCATAAAGAAGCTCAAAACCAGGGCGGCTGAGTACTGTTAAAGCAGTTTGAAGGTTTTCGAAGGTTTGAGTTCCTTATAAAAGTGTGTAGGGAGTAATGTTGGAATGTTTTCATTGTCTAAACAcacctctctcgctctctctgtctctcattcccctctttctctcctcctctacTCCTCACAGCTTGCCAAAGCTCTGGTGCCCTCTGAGATTAAACCTGGCATCTCTGTGGCAACCGTGTCAGCAGTTTTGCAGTCCAAGGACAATAAGCACGTACTTCAGGTTTGTGTCCAACAGAGTGTAACGTCTTTGTTATATCTGGCAAATCTCTGCGTATTTCTTTCAAAAGCTTTTTATATAAAGGAAATTCCACTAATCGTCTTCACCAACGTCCTGCTTTATTCAGTCCttgatttataaacacagtCCCTAGTGTTTTAATATGAACTTCATACTAAGATTTCTTTCCAGTGGTGGTTATAGGAACCAGTAGCAGTCACAATGTCCACAACATACACATTTAATGTAGAACGTAGACGACAGGGCAGTAATGGTTTATGTCATAAATGTACATTAGGTGATTGCTACTTATTGCCTTAGGATGCCCAGCATGTAAATCCCTACCATGGATATATAGTTCAGAATACATTGTAAACCAAGGACTGATTTCAGAACTCTCATAAAATAAGGTCTCAGCAAGCAGGCAGTGTGCTCATAAACATTTCATGTAataactttctgtgaggagcttttaaAGGCATTACACTCCACAGAGGCCTTGACACCGCCGTAGTGAACACTTCACATCAGTTTTCCGAATTTCTCATCACGTACTGCACAATGACAGGTGCTTCTGCTGAGCAAGCTGTGTCGTGCCTGGTTTTCTCATTGGTGGTGTTAGTAGGTTTTTGGTTTATTGTCTTATATCATTTGTAATCTGTGGCAAATAAGAATGTGTCCTGGGATATTTCTTCAttcagtacattcattcattatctgtaagcgcttcacCAGAAATCACTGgtcacaaggtgggaatacaccctggagggggcgccagtccttcacagggcaacacactcacacctactgacactttttttgagtcgccaatccacctaccaacgcgtgtttttggactgtgggaggaaaccggagcacctggaggaaacccacgcagacacagagagaacacaccaactccccacagacagtcacccagaggaaacccacacagacacagagagaacacaccacactcctcacagacagtcacccagaggaaacccacgcagacacagggagaacacaccacactcctcacagacagtcacccagaggaaacccacgcagacacagggagaacacaccacactccgcacagacagtcacccagaggaaacccacacagacacagggagaacacaccacactccgcacagacagtcacccagaggaaacccacgcagacacagagagaacacaccacactcctcacagacagtcacccagaggaaacccacgcagacacagagagaacacaccacactcctcacagacagtcacccggaggaaacccaggcagacacagggagaacacaccacactcctcacagacagtcacccggaggaaacccacacagacacagggagaacacaccacactcctcacagacagtcacccggaggaaacccacacagacacagggagaacacaccacactcctcacagacagtcacccggaggaaacccacacagacacagggagaaa from Hoplias malabaricus isolate fHopMal1 chromosome 7, fHopMal1.hap1, whole genome shotgun sequence includes the following:
- the ints9 gene encoding LOW QUALITY PROTEIN: integrator complex subunit 9 (The sequence of the model RefSeq protein was modified relative to this genomic sequence to represent the inferred CDS: deleted 2 bases in 1 codon) is translated as MKLYCLSGHPTLPCNVLKFKSTTIMLDCGLDTTSALYFLPLPLVHSPRLSKLPGWVSKDSAVNLERELKECAGRVFVDSQPEFCLPERELLDLSTVDVILISNYHCMMALPYITENTGFSGTVYATEPTFQIGRLLMEELVTFMERVPKAQSATCWKNKDIQRMLPGPLKDAVDVWSWKRCYGMQEVNSALSKVQLVGYSQKVELFGAVQVTPLSSGYSLGSSNWIIQSHYEKVSYVSGSSLLTTHPQPMDQSSLKNSDVLILTGLTQIPTANPDGMLGEFCSNLAMTIRAGGNVLVPCYSSGVIYDLLECLYQFMDSANLGTTPFYFISPVANSSLEFSQIFAEWLCQNKQSKVYLPEPPFPHAELIQTNKLKHYPSIHGEFSIDFRQPCVVFTGHPSLRFGDVVHFMELWGKSSLNTIIFTEPDFSYLDALAPYQPLAMKCVYCPIDTRLNFHQVSKLLKEVQPLHVVCPEQYTQPPPSQSHRSDLMLELQPPPMAYRRCSVLGLPFRRRYERIQLQPELAKALVPSEIKPGISVATVSAVLQSKDNKHVLQPVPKPASPPSKKRKRLMEDVPELLSPKPLLSGAVPLEAFLASLQKSGITEVKVEETADGHILHLQDEDALIQLEEDATHIVCDNNEPLRIALRDLVLCFLQKL